A genomic segment from Amia ocellicauda isolate fAmiCal2 chromosome 13, fAmiCal2.hap1, whole genome shotgun sequence encodes:
- the uba6 gene encoding ubiquitin-like modifier-activating enzyme 6, whose translation MAADSMEIDDSLYSRQRYVLGDNAMQQMAQSNVFLSGLGGLGVEMAKNIVLAGVKALTVHDTKKCETWDLGTNFFIREEDVLSHRNRVETVYPRIAELNPYVQVNMSSAALDETTDLSFLKNYQCVILTEVRIHLQKKINDFCHSQQPPIKFISCDVYGICARIFCDFGNVFEVSDPNGEEPKEIFVQSITQDNPGIVTCMDNRTHGFQTGQCVVFREVNGMSELNGTTRQITVLSPYTFSIGDTSSLQPYAHGGIVLLVKTPKTYYFEKMEKQLLEPTCLTPDFSKPDAPLQMHAALLALDLYQEQNQRLPGIGSLQDSEVLIKLTNEINKTLVNKADVNEELVKWLSRSARGSLPPLAAAVGGIASQEALKALTGKFAPLQQWFYLDAMEVLKSLDSCSTEEFFPKGDRYDALRACIGETMCQKLHKMRTFMVGCGAIGCEMLKNFALLGVGLASNSGEITITDPDLIEKSNLNRQFLFRPHHIQKPKSSTAAAATLEINPQLKIDAHLHKVCPATESMYSDEFYTRLDVVVTALDNVEARRYVDSRSVSNQRALLDSGTMGTKGHTEIIVPNLTESYNSHRDPPEEEVPFCTLKSFPAVIEHTIQWARDKFESAFTHKPSIYNKFWQTYSSAEEVLQRMKAQESMEGSFQVIKLLSRRPTQWAHCITLARLKFEKYFKRKAIQLLHSFPLDTKLKDGSLFWQSPKRPPSPIEFDLKDSLHCSFIVSAAKLYAAVYNIPYTEKDLSLEAISQIITDVKIPEYKPAEKKIEIDENAKKPEQTKLVVSSEEEREAIAQLEEAISANAVTKAHLQMKLVMFEKDNDSNGHIDFITAASNLRARMYNIEAANRLKTKRIAGKIIPAIATATAAVSGLVALELVKIAAGSSFDSYRNCFFNLAIPIIVFTEPAEVKRTQIREHISFSIWDRWTIYGKEDFTLSDFINAVREKYGIEPTMVVHGVKMLYVPVMPGHNKRLKLTMQKLIKPSSEKRYVDLTVSFAPELDGDEDLPGPPVRYYFCQEHI comes from the exons ATGGCTGCAGATTCGATGGAAATTGATGACTCTTTGTACAG TCGCCAGCGCTATGTCCTGGGAGACAATGCCATGCAGCAGATGGCCCAGTCTAACGTGTTCCTCAGTGGATTGGGAGGGCTTGGCGTGGAGATGG CAAAAAACATAGTTCTCGCTGGAGTAAAG GCATTGACTGTCCATGACACAAAGAAGTGCGAGACGTGGGATCTAGGTACCAATTTCTTTATCCGTGAAGAGGATGTCCTGAGCCACAGAAATAG agtGGAAACTGTGTATCCCCGTATTGCTGAATTAAATCCTTATGTTCAGGTCAACATGTCATCTGCTGCTCTGGATGAAACCACTGACTTGTCATTTTTAAAGAATTATCAG TGTGTGATTCTAACAGAAGTGAGGATTCATCTGCAAAAGAAGATTAATGACTTTTGCCATTCACAGCAACCACCAATTAAG TTCATCAGCTGTGATGTGTATGGAATCTGTGCACGCATTTTCTGTGATTTTGGCAATGTGTTTGAAGTCTCTGACCCTAATGGAGAAGAACCTAAGGAAATCTTTGTGCAGAGCATAACACAG GACAATCCTGGTATAGTGACTTGTATGGACAACAGGACCCATGGCTTTCAAACTGGACAGTGTGTTGTCTTCCGGGAGGTTAATGGCATGTCAGAGTTAAATGGAACCACTCGCCAAATCACAG TGCTTTCGCCCTATACATTTTCAATAGGAGACACATCTAGTTTGCAACCCTATGCCCATGGAGGAATAGTACTTCTGGTTAAAACCCCCAAGACATACTACTTT GAAAAAATGGAGAAGCAGCTTTTAGAACCAACTTGCCTTACTCCTGACTTCAGTAAACCTGAC GCACCGTTGCAGATGCACGCAGCTTTGCTGGCCTTGGATTTATATCAGGAGCAGAACCAACGTTTGCCAGGCATTGG GAGTCTTCAAGATTCCGAAGTACTAATCAAGCTGACGAACGAAATTAACAAAACCTTAGTGAATAAA GCTGATGTCAATGAGGAGCTGGTGAAGTGGCTGTCCCGCTCGGCTCGGGGCTCCCTGCCCCCTCTGGCAGCTGCAGTGGGGGGGATAGCCAGCCAGGAGGCCCTGAAAGCGCTGACGGGGAAGTTTGCTCCTCTGCAGCAGTGG TTCTACCTGGATGCAATGGAAGTGCTGAAATCTCTTGACAGCTGTTCTACAGAGGAGTTCTTTCCAAA AGGAGATCGATATGATGCCTTGCGTGCTTGCATTGGAGAAACCATGTGCCAAAAACTACACAAAATGAGAACGTTTATG GTGGGCTGTGGTGCGATTGGCTGTGAAATGCTGAAGAACTTTGCTCTTCTTGGTGTTGGGTTAGCCAGCAACTCTGGAGAG ATAACTATCACAGATCCAGATTTAATTGAAAAGTCTAATCTGAACAGGCAGTTTCTTTTTCGACCTCATCATATACAG AAGCCAAAAAGCTCAACGGCAGCGGCGGCAACATTAGAAATCAACCCACAGTTAAAAATCGATGCTCATCTCCACAAAGTATGCCCAGCCACTGAAAGCATGTACAGTGATGAGTTCTACACCAGACTGGATGTTGTTGTGACAGCACTGGATAATGTGGAGGCCAGAAGATACGTAGACAG cCGAAGCGTGTCAAACCAGAGAGCTCTCCTGGATTCAGGGACCATGGGAACAAAGGGACACACGGAAATCATTGTACCAAACCTGACCGAGTCTTACAACAGCCAT cGAGATCCTCCAGAAGAAGAGGTACCATTCTGTACATTAAAGTCTTTCCCTGCAGTTATTGAGCACACGATACAGTGGGCCAGAGACAAG TTTGAAAGTGCATTTACACACAAGCCTTCAATCTACAACAAATTCTGGCAGACATACTCATCTGCAGAAGAGGTATTACAG AGAATGAAGGCCCAAGAAAGCATGGAGGGATCTTTTCAAGTCATCAAGTTACTCAGTCGAAGACCAACACAGTGGGCACATTGCATCACCCTTGCTAGattgaaatttgaaaaatacttcAAAAGAAAG GCTATCCAGTTGCTGCATTCGTTTCCTCTGGATACAAAGCTGAAAGATGGCA GTCTGTTCTGGCAATCCCCTAAAAGACCACCTTCTCCAATTGAATTTGACTTGAAAGATTCTTT GCACTGCAGTTTTATTGTTAGTGCAGCAAAACTGTATGCAGCAGTATACAACATCCCTTACACAGAAAAG GATCTGTCACTAGAAGCCATCTCCCAGATCATTACAGATGTGAAGATTCCCGAATACAAGCCTGCGGAAAAG AAAATTGAAATCGACGAAAATGCCAAGAAGCCTGAGCAGACGAAGCTGGTAGTGAGCAGTGAAGAGGAGCGGGAAGCCATCGCCCAGCTGGAGGAAGCCATCTCTGCAAATGCAGTCACAAAAG CTCATCTCCAGATGAAGCTGGTCATGTTTGAGAAAGACAACGACAGCAACGGACACATAGACTTCATCACAGCCGCCTCCAACCTGAGAGCCAGGATGTACAACATTGAGGCCGCAAACCGACTGAAGACTAAGAGAATAGCGGGCAAGATCATCCCTGCCATCGCAACCGCCACCGCAGCTGTGTCAGGGCTG GTGGCATTAGAGCTGGTGAAGATTGCTGCAGGATCCAGCTTTGACTCTTACAGGAACTGTTTTTTCAATCTCGCTATCCCGATAATAGTGTTCACAGAACCCGCAGAGGTGAAACGGACACAGATCAG AGAACACATCTCCTTCTCCATTTGGGATCGATGGACGATTTATGGGAAAGAAGACTTCACCCTCTCAGACTTCATTAATGCTGTTAGG GAAAAGTATGGGATCGAGCCCACCATGGTGGTCCATGGTGTAAAAATGCTCTATGTCCCGGTAATGCCAGGACATAACAAGAGACTTAAACTCAC AATGCAAAAGCTCATCAAGCCATCGTCGGAGAAGAGATACGtggacttgactgtgtcttttGCTCCTGAATTGGATGGGGATGAGGACCTGCCAGGACCCCCGGTGAGATACTATTTCTGCCAGGAACACATCTGA